In a single window of the Pyrococcus sp. NA2 genome:
- the sufC gene encoding Fe-S cluster assembly ATPase SufC → MLKIVDLHVEVEGREILKGINLNVNDGEFHVIMGPNGSGKSTLALTIAGHPKYKVTRGRIIFNGKDITELTPDERARMGILLAFQVPPEIQGVKILDFLVQVLTEVKGVDIGDAYTIVSEKAEELWFRKEDLNRFINVGFSGGERKRLELLQALLIEPKLLLLDEPDSGVDVDSLSVISRKIEELHERGVSIILITHYGRIFGHIDKEKLKVHIMNEGRIVRSGGSELIELIEERGFKAIFGGEDNE, encoded by the coding sequence ATGCTCAAAATTGTTGATTTACATGTTGAGGTCGAGGGAAGAGAGATCCTTAAGGGAATAAATCTTAATGTTAATGACGGGGAGTTCCACGTTATAATGGGGCCAAACGGTTCTGGAAAATCAACACTGGCCCTAACGATAGCGGGGCATCCGAAGTATAAGGTAACGAGAGGAAGAATAATTTTTAATGGCAAGGACATTACAGAGTTAACTCCCGATGAAAGAGCAAGAATGGGAATTCTACTTGCATTCCAAGTCCCACCCGAGATCCAAGGAGTTAAAATACTTGATTTCCTCGTCCAAGTTCTCACCGAAGTTAAGGGAGTTGACATCGGAGATGCTTACACGATAGTTTCTGAGAAGGCAGAGGAACTTTGGTTTAGAAAGGAGGATTTGAACAGGTTCATAAACGTGGGCTTCTCCGGAGGAGAAAGAAAGAGGCTAGAGCTCCTGCAGGCTTTACTAATAGAACCAAAACTCCTACTATTAGATGAACCGGATAGTGGTGTTGACGTTGATTCGCTGAGCGTTATAAGTAGAAAGATTGAGGAACTTCACGAGAGAGGTGTCTCCATAATTTTGATAACACACTATGGCAGGATCTTTGGTCATATAGATAAGGAGAAACTTAAGGTTCACATAATGAATGAGGGAAGAATCGTCAGGAGCGGAGGGAGTGAATTGATCGAGTTAATAGAAGAGAGAGGGTTTAAGGCCATTTTTGGAGGGGAAGATAATGAGTGA
- a CDS encoding NifB/NifX family molybdenum-iron cluster-binding protein translates to MKFIVATVKGGLDDFVNQAFGRTPTFTIVEVDENGNITNVRVVENPGYSQPRGAGVTAAQYCINEGADVVIAGQFGPNSSAVLQAAGMRFVSAPPTMTVREAIEAYLRGELTQAVLAPEGGGRGRGRGRGRGWRGGFV, encoded by the coding sequence ATGAAGTTCATAGTAGCCACAGTTAAGGGAGGACTCGATGATTTCGTGAATCAGGCATTTGGAAGAACACCAACTTTCACGATCGTTGAAGTTGATGAGAATGGAAATATAACAAACGTTCGAGTTGTTGAGAATCCTGGCTACTCTCAGCCTAGAGGAGCTGGAGTCACTGCAGCTCAGTATTGCATAAATGAAGGGGCGGACGTTGTTATAGCTGGCCAATTTGGGCCAAATTCTTCGGCAGTACTTCAGGCTGCCGGAATGAGGTTTGTCTCGGCACCACCGACAATGACCGTGAGGGAAGCTATAGAGGCCTATTTAAGGGGAGAACTTACACAGGCTGTCCTGGCACCAGAGGGAGGTGGACGTGGTCGAGGTAGGGGGAGAGGAAGAGGATGGAGAGGTGGATTTGTATGA
- a CDS encoding MBL fold metallo-hydrolase — MKITIVFENHSGYRKGLIGYHGFSALVESNGYKILVDAGTEGKVLLNNMEELGIDVDDIDALFITHGHYDHTGGLKELLKGRSEPLEIYGHPDIFRKRIALKPKRRDIGIPFTKDELEALGAKFNLTPDPVEIVPGFLSSGEIRRETWDRAVGYFPDGSKDPVKDDMALIVEEGENVAVITGCGHSGIINIATHATRLTEKTITALIGGFHLRGIRKEMLEEVVNKLKDLEVKKLYAGHCTGIEEFAYLWSNLKNNVEGIYVGKEIKI; from the coding sequence ATGAAAATAACGATAGTATTTGAGAATCACTCCGGATACAGAAAGGGGTTAATTGGGTATCATGGATTCTCGGCCCTCGTTGAGAGTAATGGATACAAGATTTTGGTTGATGCTGGAACAGAGGGGAAGGTTCTTCTCAACAATATGGAAGAGCTTGGGATTGATGTTGACGATATAGATGCCCTATTCATAACTCATGGACATTATGATCATACCGGTGGACTTAAGGAGCTCTTGAAAGGGAGAAGCGAACCTTTGGAAATATATGGCCATCCGGATATATTCAGGAAAAGAATAGCCTTAAAGCCCAAGAGAAGGGACATTGGAATTCCATTCACGAAAGATGAGCTGGAGGCATTGGGGGCAAAGTTCAACTTAACACCTGATCCAGTGGAGATAGTTCCAGGCTTTTTGAGTTCTGGAGAAATCAGAAGGGAAACATGGGATAGGGCAGTTGGATACTTTCCAGATGGATCAAAAGATCCTGTTAAGGATGATATGGCCCTCATAGTTGAAGAAGGAGAGAATGTTGCAGTTATAACAGGTTGTGGGCATAGTGGGATAATAAATATTGCTACTCATGCCACAAGGTTAACTGAGAAAACAATAACTGCGCTTATAGGAGGATTTCATTTAAGAGGGATAAGGAAAGAGATGCTGGAAGAAGTTGTTAACAAGTTAAAAGATCTTGAAGTCAAAAAACTGTATGCAGGACATTGTACGGGAATTGAGGAATTTGCATACCTATGGAGTAACTTAAAAAATAATGTAGAAGGGATATACGTGGGAAAGGAGATCAAGATTTAG
- a CDS encoding translation initiation factor IF-5A, whose product MGDKTKVQVSKLKPGRYIIIDDEPCRIVNITVSSPGKHGSAKARIEAVGIFDGKVRSIVKPTSAEVDVPIIDKKTAQVIAITPDTVQIMDMETYEMFEVPIETGVAEEIRDQLKEGINVEYWETLGRIKIMRIKGEGE is encoded by the coding sequence ATGGGTGACAAAACGAAGGTTCAGGTTAGCAAGCTCAAGCCTGGAAGGTACATTATCATCGACGATGAGCCCTGTAGAATCGTCAACATAACTGTGTCATCCCCAGGGAAACACGGTTCAGCGAAAGCCAGAATTGAGGCAGTCGGTATCTTTGATGGGAAAGTTAGGAGCATAGTGAAACCAACCAGCGCTGAAGTTGACGTTCCAATAATAGATAAGAAAACTGCTCAGGTCATAGCAATAACACCCGATACAGTCCAAATAATGGACATGGAAACGTATGAAATGTTCGAGGTTCCAATTGAAACTGGAGTTGCAGAAGAGATCAGGGATCAACTCAAAGAGGGCATCAATGTGGAGTATTGGGAAACCCTCGGAAGGATCAAGATAATGAGGATCAAGGGAGAAGGAGAATAA